In Fibrobacter sp., a single window of DNA contains:
- a CDS encoding family 43 glycosylhydrolase: protein MITACFFSASGQPAEYSGNPVFKDLFTADPCAIVHNDTLYVFTGHDEQTREGTFFLMRDWYTFSTTDMVNWTNHGSKLRPGNFSWASGNAFAGHVVEHNGKFWWYVPMTHKTIKAGEGFAIGVAVADHPLGPWRDAIGQALITDNTPNSITLNIDPCVVIDNGTPYLYWGSWGACRYVKLKGNMTEMDGPVQNVNARNFFEAPWIHKRNNIYYLSYAVGYPSTTEYCTSNSITGPWTYRGVINDRLENSETNHQAIIEYKSNWYFIYHSGDLPGGGTYRRSVCIDKLEYNSDGTIKKVVRTKTGVPRIISTGTQSRSGENFRLIDKFESHRKFSLFDLQGRVSRLSDLNCKYPLSTRVLIRKKSDISGVSGTVTVY, encoded by the coding sequence ATCATTACAGCATGTTTTTTTAGTGCGTCCGGTCAGCCTGCTGAATACAGCGGGAATCCCGTATTTAAAGATCTATTTACAGCCGATCCCTGTGCAATAGTTCACAATGACACATTGTATGTATTCACCGGCCATGATGAGCAGACCCGGGAAGGAACGTTTTTCCTCATGCGGGACTGGTATACTTTTTCAACTACAGACATGGTCAACTGGACAAATCATGGCTCGAAACTCAGGCCCGGCAATTTCTCATGGGCAAGTGGCAATGCATTTGCAGGGCATGTGGTGGAGCATAATGGTAAGTTCTGGTGGTATGTTCCCATGACACACAAGACAATCAAGGCAGGTGAGGGTTTTGCCATCGGTGTGGCGGTTGCCGATCATCCGCTGGGCCCATGGAGGGATGCTATCGGGCAGGCGCTTATCACAGACAATACACCTAATTCTATCACTCTCAATATCGATCCTTGTGTCGTTATCGACAATGGAACTCCGTACCTGTACTGGGGCTCCTGGGGTGCTTGCAGGTATGTGAAGCTCAAGGGCAACATGACAGAGATGGATGGACCGGTTCAGAATGTCAATGCCAGGAATTTTTTTGAAGCCCCCTGGATTCACAAGAGAAACAATATTTATTATCTGTCCTATGCTGTCGGGTACCCATCAACAACCGAATACTGTACGAGCAACAGTATTACAGGACCATGGACCTATCGCGGGGTGATAAACGACAGGCTGGAGAACTCCGAAACCAACCATCAGGCAATAATTGAGTACAAATCAAACTGGTATTTCATTTACCACAGTGGCGACCTCCCTGGCGGAGGCACCTATCGCAGATCTGTATGTATCGACAAGCTTGAGTACAACAGTGACGGGACAATAAAAAAGGTAGTACGGACCAAAACAGGCGTCCCACGGATAATTTCTACCGGCACTCAATCCAGATCAGGGGAAAATTTCAGGTTAATTGATAAATTTGAGTCACATCGCAAGTTCTCTCTCTTTGACCTGCAGGGGAGAGTA